A region from the Triticum urartu cultivar G1812 chromosome 1, Tu2.1, whole genome shotgun sequence genome encodes:
- the LOC125546799 gene encoding uncharacterized protein LOC125546799 isoform X2: MPCRGLTLLYDAIGAAFYICNAATRAATRLPASTEERAARSAAGLGFDAQTDEYKVVRLINRLSHQQDLVWCEIYTPGGRSGDRWRPPAGGVPLSLHQFVYAAVTNAELNKLPPVFANGCLHWLMRPASFTTTPSVAVVSFSVTEETFTCLRSPPFWVPGAPPIRHGLSGEQLVEMDDQLCLVRDTRNTILYANVLEIWKLPDYSSGDWLLSHRINLSSHLARDLRESQILRVIGCFGINSSSPRKKIVITTSKHKIFDEYQKMVHTYDPRSEALETILSIMETHSTPYYGPPSSRFSFIQDTLAPVHKTDEEIALSSDLAKVTGEILLRLPAKAVIHSKFVCKQWFRLIESDNFIQSYFQHKNMDKRPKVMLVVKGTGQLGFSFAPLNKCLQEAPSNSTLLDTKVVCSKPCHGLNLVSTEMNDYLCNPCTGFHKGYSLGPNFLQRMPKAEEHAFTVGNKNIGLTFDPLTQQHVFVAIFYRQKDFKSRQYDLTCRLRLCDSRDRPQPSSVPPLPVNDMPPAYVEGMLYWMSEPRLGQSCEWNIVSFNLATRIFDVVACPSWFARWNSRNRCRAFVVELVGLLCAALADPMAEKLDVWKLEHGQWGRAFTIHLEAYPDYSLKTSVVVPLALDPAYGKVLLNTGRKIGLYDPINQTIRSLYSLDQVLVARSTSPHHKFLDTPSTSSGNSSTCSKEDSAAEMNSMDSKMIPSVPMLYEESLASYTRVAKKQLLW, translated from the coding sequence ATGCCGTGCCGCGGCCTCACCCTCCTCTACGACGCTATCGGCGCAGCTTTCTACATCTGCAACGCGGCAACACGAGCTGCTACGCGTCTGCCAGCTTCCACTGAGGAACGAGCAGCCAGGTCCGCTGCTGGGCTGGGGTTTGATGCCCAGACAGATGAGTACAAAGTGGTGAGGTTGATCAATAGGTTGTCTCATCAGCAGGACTTGGTGTGGTGTGAGATTTACACACCTGGAGGCCGCTCTGGGGATCGCTGGAGGCCGCCTGCCGGAGGAGTACCCTTGAGCTTGCATCAGTTTGTATATGCCGCTGTTACAAATGCGGAATTGAACAAATTACCTCCTGTGTTTGCCAACGGTTGCCTGCACTGGTTGATGAGACCCGCCTCTTTCACCACGACTCCGAGTGTTGCTGTCGTGTCCTTCTCGGTCACAGAGGAGACCTTCACATGTCTCCGGTCACCGCCCTTCTGGGTACCAGGAGCGCCGCCGATCAGGCATGGGTTGTCAGGAGAGCAACTAGTGGAGATGGATGACCAACTATGTTTGGTCCGAGATACTCGCAACACAATCCTTTATGCTAACGTTTTGGAGATCTGGAAACTGCCGGACTATAGCTCTGGTGACTGGTTACTGAGTCACCGGATCAATTTGTCGAGCCACCTGGCAAGAGATTTACGCGAATCACAAATTCTGAGAGTTATTGGATGTTTTGGGATCAATTCCAGCTCGCCAAGGAAGAAGATAGTCATCACTACTAGCAAGCACAAGATTTTCGACGAGTATCAGAAAATGGTTCACACGTATGACCCTAGGTCTGAAGCTCTAGAAACCATTCTTTCAATCATGGAGACACACTCAACTCCATATTATGGCCCCCCTAGTTCAAGGTTTAGTTTCATTCAAGATACCCTTGCTCCTGTGCATAAGACAGATGAAGAGATAGCCTTGTCATCTGACCTGGCTAAGGTGACTGGAGAGATCCTACTCCGCCTCCCAGCTAAAGCAGTGATACACTCCAAATTTGTGTGCAAGCAGTGGTTCAGATTGATTGAGAGTGACAACTTTATTCAGTCATACTTTCAGCATAAGAACATGGACAAAAGACCTAAGGTCATGCTTGTGGTCAAGGGCACTGGACAATTGGGCTTCAGTTTTGCTCCCTTGAATAAATGCCTCCAAGAAGCTCCTAGTAACAGTACATTACTTGATACAAAGGTGGTTTGCTCCAAGCCTTGCCATGGGCTGAACTTGGTAAGCACCGAGATGAACGACTATCTCTGCAACCCATGTACAGGTTTCCACAAGGGCTACTCGCTTGGGCCAAATTTTCTGCAGAGAATGCCTAAAGCAGAAGAGCATGCTTTCACAGTCGGCAATAAGAATATTGGCTTGACTTTTGACCCTTTGACTCAACAACATGTTTTCGTGGCAATCTTCTATCGCCAGAAGGACTTCAAATCTCGTCAATATGACCTGACATGCAGGTTACGCTTGTGTGACTCTCGGGATCGCCCCCAACCGAGCTCGGTACCGCCTCTGCCTGTGAATGACATGCCACCGGCTTATGTGGAAGGAATGCTGTACTGGATGAGTGAGCCAAGGTTGGGACAGAGCTGTGAATGGAACATTGTTTCTTTCAACCTTGCTACAAGAATTTTTGATGTCGTCGCATGCCCTTCTTGGTTTGCAAGATGGAATAGCAGAAACCGCTGTCGTGCATTTGTTGTTGAGCTCGTAGGACTATTATGTGCTGCTCTAGCAGATCCAATGGCTGAAAAATTAGATGTATGGAAGCTAGAGCATGGCCAATGGGGCAGAGCATTCACAATTCACCTGGAAGCATATCCTGACTATTCCCTTAAGACAAGTGTTGTCGTGCCATTAGCTCTTGATCCCGCTTACGGGAAGGTCCTGCTCAACACTGGGAGGAAAATAGGGCTGTATGATCCAATAAATCAGACAATTCGAAGTTTGTATTCACTTGATCAGGTGCTGGTTGCCAGAAGTACTAGTCCACACCACAAGTTTCTTGATACGCCTTCAACTTCATCAGGGAATAGTTCGACATGCTCCAAAGAAGACTCAGCGGCGGAGATGAATAGTATGGACTCTAAAATGATTCCTTCTGTTCCAATGTTATATGAGGAGAGCTTGGCATCTTACACCCGTGTGGCCAAGAAACAATTGTTGTGGTGA
- the LOC125546799 gene encoding uncharacterized protein LOC125546799 isoform X1 — MHSNRANYITPWEVKKRRRMHMANAQDSCGASIPYEMIIEVLQWLPVKSVFRFRAVCRSWAKLLSSDEFSRLHMTAAKVARRQAPPPKLLYISPTTTFDSTAVYSCPFSPSSSSGRPRDRGDLLFTIDGARGNCVEVVTPMPCRGLTLLYDAIGAAFYICNAATRAATRLPASTEERAARSAAGLGFDAQTDEYKVVRLINRLSHQQDLVWCEIYTPGGRSGDRWRPPAGGVPLSLHQFVYAAVTNAELNKLPPVFANGCLHWLMRPASFTTTPSVAVVSFSVTEETFTCLRSPPFWVPGAPPIRHGLSGEQLVEMDDQLCLVRDTRNTILYANVLEIWKLPDYSSGDWLLSHRINLSSHLARDLRESQILRVIGCFGINSSSPRKKIVITTSKHKIFDEYQKMVHTYDPRSEALETILSIMETHSTPYYGPPSSRFSFIQDTLAPVHKTDEEIALSSDLAKVTGEILLRLPAKAVIHSKFVCKQWFRLIESDNFIQSYFQHKNMDKRPKVMLVVKGTGQLGFSFAPLNKCLQEAPSNSTLLDTKVVCSKPCHGLNLVSTEMNDYLCNPCTGFHKGYSLGPNFLQRMPKAEEHAFTVGNKNIGLTFDPLTQQHVFVAIFYRQKDFKSRQYDLTCRLRLCDSRDRPQPSSVPPLPVNDMPPAYVEGMLYWMSEPRLGQSCEWNIVSFNLATRIFDVVACPSWFARWNSRNRCRAFVVELVGLLCAALADPMAEKLDVWKLEHGQWGRAFTIHLEAYPDYSLKTSVVVPLALDPAYGKVLLNTGRKIGLYDPINQTIRSLYSLDQVLVARSTSPHHKFLDTPSTSSGNSSTCSKEDSAAEMNSMDSKMIPSVPMLYEESLASYTRVAKKQLLW, encoded by the coding sequence ATGCATAGCAACAGGGCGAATTATATCACGCCTTGGGAGGtcaagaagaggaggaggatgcaCATGGCCAATGCACAAGATAGTTGCGGGGCCTCGATTCCGTATGAGATGATCATAGAGGTACTGCAGTGGCTCCCTGTCAAATCTGTCTTCCGCTTCCGGGCAGTTTGTCGCTCCTGGGCAAAGCTGCTCTCCTCTGATGAATTCAGCCGCCTCCATATGACAGCAGCTAAGGTTGCAAGGCGGCAGGCACCACCACCCAAGCTGCTATACATCTCACCTACCACCACATTCGACTCCACCGCGGTCTACTCGTGCCCCTtctcgccatcatcatcatcgggccGCCCCAGAGATCGTGGGGACCTACTGTTCACCATCGACGGTGCCCGTGGCAACTGTGTGGAAGTAGTGACGCCCATGCCGTGCCGCGGCCTCACCCTCCTCTACGACGCTATCGGCGCAGCTTTCTACATCTGCAACGCGGCAACACGAGCTGCTACGCGTCTGCCAGCTTCCACTGAGGAACGAGCAGCCAGGTCCGCTGCTGGGCTGGGGTTTGATGCCCAGACAGATGAGTACAAAGTGGTGAGGTTGATCAATAGGTTGTCTCATCAGCAGGACTTGGTGTGGTGTGAGATTTACACACCTGGAGGCCGCTCTGGGGATCGCTGGAGGCCGCCTGCCGGAGGAGTACCCTTGAGCTTGCATCAGTTTGTATATGCCGCTGTTACAAATGCGGAATTGAACAAATTACCTCCTGTGTTTGCCAACGGTTGCCTGCACTGGTTGATGAGACCCGCCTCTTTCACCACGACTCCGAGTGTTGCTGTCGTGTCCTTCTCGGTCACAGAGGAGACCTTCACATGTCTCCGGTCACCGCCCTTCTGGGTACCAGGAGCGCCGCCGATCAGGCATGGGTTGTCAGGAGAGCAACTAGTGGAGATGGATGACCAACTATGTTTGGTCCGAGATACTCGCAACACAATCCTTTATGCTAACGTTTTGGAGATCTGGAAACTGCCGGACTATAGCTCTGGTGACTGGTTACTGAGTCACCGGATCAATTTGTCGAGCCACCTGGCAAGAGATTTACGCGAATCACAAATTCTGAGAGTTATTGGATGTTTTGGGATCAATTCCAGCTCGCCAAGGAAGAAGATAGTCATCACTACTAGCAAGCACAAGATTTTCGACGAGTATCAGAAAATGGTTCACACGTATGACCCTAGGTCTGAAGCTCTAGAAACCATTCTTTCAATCATGGAGACACACTCAACTCCATATTATGGCCCCCCTAGTTCAAGGTTTAGTTTCATTCAAGATACCCTTGCTCCTGTGCATAAGACAGATGAAGAGATAGCCTTGTCATCTGACCTGGCTAAGGTGACTGGAGAGATCCTACTCCGCCTCCCAGCTAAAGCAGTGATACACTCCAAATTTGTGTGCAAGCAGTGGTTCAGATTGATTGAGAGTGACAACTTTATTCAGTCATACTTTCAGCATAAGAACATGGACAAAAGACCTAAGGTCATGCTTGTGGTCAAGGGCACTGGACAATTGGGCTTCAGTTTTGCTCCCTTGAATAAATGCCTCCAAGAAGCTCCTAGTAACAGTACATTACTTGATACAAAGGTGGTTTGCTCCAAGCCTTGCCATGGGCTGAACTTGGTAAGCACCGAGATGAACGACTATCTCTGCAACCCATGTACAGGTTTCCACAAGGGCTACTCGCTTGGGCCAAATTTTCTGCAGAGAATGCCTAAAGCAGAAGAGCATGCTTTCACAGTCGGCAATAAGAATATTGGCTTGACTTTTGACCCTTTGACTCAACAACATGTTTTCGTGGCAATCTTCTATCGCCAGAAGGACTTCAAATCTCGTCAATATGACCTGACATGCAGGTTACGCTTGTGTGACTCTCGGGATCGCCCCCAACCGAGCTCGGTACCGCCTCTGCCTGTGAATGACATGCCACCGGCTTATGTGGAAGGAATGCTGTACTGGATGAGTGAGCCAAGGTTGGGACAGAGCTGTGAATGGAACATTGTTTCTTTCAACCTTGCTACAAGAATTTTTGATGTCGTCGCATGCCCTTCTTGGTTTGCAAGATGGAATAGCAGAAACCGCTGTCGTGCATTTGTTGTTGAGCTCGTAGGACTATTATGTGCTGCTCTAGCAGATCCAATGGCTGAAAAATTAGATGTATGGAAGCTAGAGCATGGCCAATGGGGCAGAGCATTCACAATTCACCTGGAAGCATATCCTGACTATTCCCTTAAGACAAGTGTTGTCGTGCCATTAGCTCTTGATCCCGCTTACGGGAAGGTCCTGCTCAACACTGGGAGGAAAATAGGGCTGTATGATCCAATAAATCAGACAATTCGAAGTTTGTATTCACTTGATCAGGTGCTGGTTGCCAGAAGTACTAGTCCACACCACAAGTTTCTTGATACGCCTTCAACTTCATCAGGGAATAGTTCGACATGCTCCAAAGAAGACTCAGCGGCGGAGATGAATAGTATGGACTCTAAAATGATTCCTTCTGTTCCAATGTTATATGAGGAGAGCTTGGCATCTTACACCCGTGTGGCCAAGAAACAATTGTTGTGGTGA